One Cynocephalus volans isolate mCynVol1 chromosome 7, mCynVol1.pri, whole genome shotgun sequence genomic region harbors:
- the SPRY2 gene encoding protein sprouty homolog 2 yields the protein MEARAQSGNGSQPLLQVPRDGGRQRGEPDPRDALTQQVHVLSLDQIRAIRNTNEYTEGPTVVPRPGLKPAPRPSTQHKHERLHGLPELRQPPRLQHSQVHSSARAPLSRSISTVSSGSRSSTRTSTSSSSSEQRLLGSSFSSGPVADGIIRVQPKSELKPGELKPLSKEDLGLHAYRCEDCGKCKCKECTYPRPLPSDWICDKQCLCSAQNVIDYGTCVCCVKGLFYHCSNDDEDNCADNPCSCSQSHCCTRWSAMGVMSLFLPCLWCYLPAKGCLKLCQGCYDRVNRPGCRCKNSNTVCCKVPTVPPRNFEKPT from the coding sequence ATGGAGGCCAGAGCTCAGAGTGGCAATGGGTCGCAGCCCTTGCTGCAGGTGCCCCGTGACGGTGGCAGGCAGCGTGGGGAGCCTGACCCCAGAGATGCCCTCACCCAGCAGGTACACGTGTTGTCTCTGGATCAGATCAGAGCCATCCGAAACACCAATGAGTACACAGAGGGGCCTACTGTGGTCCCCAGGCCTGGGCTCAAACCTGCTCCTCGGCCCTCAACTCAGCACAAACACGAGAGACTCCACGGTCTGCCTGAGCTCCGCCAGCCTCCCAGGCTCCAGCACTCGCAGGTTCATTCTTCTGCACGAGCCCCTCTGTCCAGGTCCATCAGCACAGTCAGCTCAGGGTCACGGAGCAGTACGAGGACAAGTACCAGCAGTAGCTCCTCTGAACAGAGACTGTTAGGATCATCCTTCTCCTCCGGGCCAGTTGCTGATGGGATAATCCGGGTACAGCCGAAATCTGAGCTCAAGCCAGGTGAGCTTAAGCCACTGAGCAAGGAAGATTTGGGCCTGCATGCCTACAGGTGTGAGGACTGTGGCAAGTGCAAATGTAAGGAGTGCACCTACCCGAGGCCTCTGCCATCAGACTGGATCTGCGACAAGCAGTGCCTTTGCTCGGCCCAGAACGTGATTGACTATGGGACTTGTGTGTGCTGTGTGAAAGGTCTCTTCTATCACTGTTCTAATGATGATGAGGACAACTGTGCTGACAACCCATGTTCTTGTAGCCAGTCTCACTGTTGTACCCGATGGTCAGCCATGGGCGTCATGTCCCTCTTTTTGCCTTGTTTATGGTGTTACCTTCCAGCCAAGGGTTGCCTTAAATTGTGCCAGGGGTGTTATGACCGGGTTAACAGGCCCGGATGCCGTTGTAAAAACTCCAACACAGTTTGCTGCAAGGTTCCCACTGTCCCCCCCAGGAACTTTGAAAAACCAACATAG